A segment of the Gossypium hirsutum isolate 1008001.06 chromosome D10, Gossypium_hirsutum_v2.1, whole genome shotgun sequence genome:
ACAAACTTACTTCTGGTTCTTTGCGTTAAAAATGGACTTATCATCTTATTCACCGCAAGGTACCACCATGGCACATTGATAAACACCTAAACAAACAACCAGCCAGCATCCAAAGAGGCAATCTAAATGATTATTATTGCTAAAAACAACAATATAACTGATAATGCAATTAATCAATGGCAAAAAGAATAGTACTAATTGCCGGATTAATTACCTGTCTGGCAACAAATTCAGGGTAGTTATCCTGCAGCAACTGAAGGGCTTGTTTGGTAGCTTGTCTAAGCTCCCATTTAGTAAGTCCTGGGGAATTCTTCAGGTCATTGATCTGAACAATAGTGCATATGCCACCAGGGCTGAAATCTAGTTTCCGAATACTCTTTTCCAGGAATTGGATTCTCCACCTCAAGAAATTTTGCCTCTTCTCTTCGTCCGAAAATGTTTTCTGGTAAAGGTCCTTGTTTTGGAACTCTCCGTACACATTATAGCACACCGGATGTCCTTCTTTGTCAAAACCATGCATGAACACCACTTTCTCCAAATCATTACCAAAATCTTGTTCCACCAGTTCATCAATGCCGAACTCTTTTCTCCAACGAATGGTGTTTTGGAGCATGGTGAATGCTTCTTTCACCTTGAAATCCCTGGCTCTTAGAAATTTGAGGAGAATAACATCGCTTCTTTCATCTGCAAGAAGTGGTATGCCCCATATGGATACCTCTTGTGGGAGCACTTTGTTCGATACTGTTTCAGCATCTTTACCTTCCACATTAGGCTTTGCATCTGAAGGCTCTTTAGATGCTGCTTCCGGCGGTTGCTCTGGTTGAACTGAAGCAGAGACTGAAACAATAGTGTCTTCAATGGCCTCTACAGTCTTGGCACCATCGTCTTCCACTGCGTCAGATCGTATAGTAGCAGTAGCAACCTTCTCTTCATCATCTCCTGTTTCAGCCTGAGCGATGCTTTCTTCCTTTGTCTCGGCCACAGTTTCTGTGACTGCTTCTGCTTTTGGTTTTGGTTCTTCTTTGGCAGAATCATCCTTTGGTTGTTGCTGTTGCTGTTGCTGTTGCTGTTGCTGTTGCTGCGGCATTGCAAACCCACCAAACTCATGCTTGTTAAGCGCTTCTCGAACAAGCACTTTAAGTTCTTCAACCGCTTTCTTTTCATTCTCAAGAAGATCAGCCACCCGCGTGCTTTCTTCCTTGTAATGACCCGACTGGGGAACTTTTTCCGCATCATCACCATCGGCTACTGCATCTGATATCTTCGTCTCTAAAGCCTCCGCGTCCTCAACCTGTTTTTGTTTGACCAGTTCTTCTTCGCTTTCGGGTACCGGCGGTGGCTCttttgctgctgctgctgctgcaacCGGAGGTTTCTCAGCTAGTGGCACGTCGGGAACAACAACCACCTTGTCAGCTGGCGGCGCTCCAACCTGAACTTGGTCAGCCATAGTTAATGATTATTCTTGATGTCAATAAGAAAAACGAGGAGATACTGAAAATGAAGAGAAGATGAAGAGAGGGAAAAAGAGAGTAAAAATGTAAATGGTGGTGTTTGAGGGGGAAGAGAGGGCATGCAGTTTTTAAAGAGATGGGAGAGAGAAGGAGAAGGTGTG
Coding sequences within it:
- the LOC107888444 gene encoding patellin-3 isoform X2 — protein: MADQVQVGAPPADKVVVVPDVPLAEKPPVAAAAAAKEPPPVPESEEELVKQKQVEDAEALETKISDAVADGDDAEKVPQSGHYKEESTRVADLLENEKKAVEELKVLVREALNKHEFGGFAMPQQQQQQQQQQQQQPKDDSAKEEPKPKAEAVTETVAETKEESIAQAETGDDEEKVATATIRSDAVEDDGAKTVEAIEDTIVSVSASVQPEQPPEAASKEPSDAKPNVEGKDAETVSNKVLPQEVSIWGIPLLADERSDVILLKFLRARDFKVKEAFTMLQNTIRWRKEFGIDELVEQDFGNDLEKVVFMHGFDKEGHPVCYNVYGEFQNKDLYQKTFSDEEKRQNFLRWRIQFLEKSIRKLDFSPGGICTIVQINDLKNSPGLTKWELRQATKQALQLLQDNYPEFVARQVFINVPWWYLAVNKMISPFLTQRTRSKFVFAGPSKSAENLFRYIAAEQVPVRYGGLSKDGEFGNTDAVTEITVKPAAKHTVEFPVTEVWNAGMLTDMGGEGCGMGSELWSRIRTQR
- the LOC107888444 gene encoding patellin-3 isoform X1, which gives rise to MADQVQVGAPPADKVVVVPDVPLAEKPPVAAAAAAKEPPPVPESEEELVKQKQVEDAEALETKISDAVADGDDAEKVPQSGHYKEESTRVADLLENEKKAVEELKVLVREALNKHEFGGFAMPQQQQQQQQQQQQQPKDDSAKEEPKPKAEAVTETVAETKEESIAQAETGDDEEKVATATIRSDAVEDDGAKTVEAIEDTIVSVSASVQPEQPPEAASKEPSDAKPNVEGKDAETVSNKVLPQEVSIWGIPLLADERSDVILLKFLRARDFKVKEAFTMLQNTIRWRKEFGIDELVEQDFGNDLEKVVFMHGFDKEGHPVCYNVYGEFQNKDLYQKTFSDEEKRQNFLRWRIQFLEKSIRKLDFSPGGICTIVQINDLKNSPGLTKWELRQATKQALQLLQDNYPEFVARQVFINVPWWYLAVNKMISPFLTQRTRSKFVFAGPSKSAENLFRYIAAEQVPVRYGGLSKDGEFGNTDAVTEITVKPAAKHTVEFPVTEACLLTWEVRVVGWEVNYGAEFVPSGEDSYTIIIQKSKKVGCSEGEVVCDNFKVGEPGKVVLTIHNPTSKKKKLLYRLKTMPASA